From the Marinomonas sp. THO17 genome, one window contains:
- a CDS encoding NAD(P)H-dependent oxidoreductase, translating into MNKILHIDSSVRLSESETASHASISKSLGQYLLTLWMKKNNSTQVVYRDLASNSPEFISIDWLAAAFTEERERSEYQNKVLEQSDLYYKEVAQADLILITAPMYNYGMPAVLKAWFDQVMRINHTFTFDLKRGDFPIEPILSGKVLVLLTSAGEFGFQVGGVREEMNHLGPHVKQLGRYLGAESFYEIGSEFQEFKDARHKESLAEARHQIESLVTELLG; encoded by the coding sequence ATGAATAAAATATTGCATATAGATTCAAGTGTTCGTTTAAGCGAGAGTGAGACCGCCTCTCATGCTTCAATATCTAAATCACTGGGTCAGTACTTGTTAACATTATGGATGAAAAAAAATAATTCAACGCAAGTGGTTTATCGGGATTTAGCAAGCAACTCACCTGAGTTTATATCGATTGATTGGTTAGCGGCTGCGTTCACCGAAGAAAGGGAACGCTCTGAGTATCAGAACAAGGTCTTAGAACAATCGGATTTGTACTACAAAGAAGTGGCACAAGCCGATCTAATACTAATAACGGCACCTATGTATAACTATGGTATGCCAGCCGTCCTAAAGGCATGGTTTGATCAGGTTATGAGGATTAATCATACATTTACCTTCGATCTTAAGAGAGGTGATTTTCCGATTGAGCCGATATTATCAGGCAAAGTATTGGTATTACTAACTTCAGCGGGTGAGTTTGGCTTTCAAGTGGGTGGGGTTAGGGAAGAAATGAATCATCTAGGCCCGCATGTAAAACAACTTGGACGTTATTTAGGGGCGGAATCCTTTTATGAGATTGGTTCTGAGTTTCAGGAATTCAAAGATGCTAGACACAAAGAATCCCTTGCAGAAGCAAGGCATCAAATAGAGAGCTTAGTGACGGAATTATTAGGCTAA
- a CDS encoding DoxX family protein yields the protein MQAFIQNITRTSSGWASTILRIPVGLIMMAHGAQKLFGAFGGYGLEGTGQWMASIGLEPGYLMALLAGSAEFFGGLALVIGLLVRPAGIALAFTMLIAIFSVHFSHGLFMSNNGYEYALTLLVACLSLAFSGAGALSLDKVISNK from the coding sequence ATGCAAGCATTTATTCAAAACATCACTCGTACGTCATCTGGCTGGGCGAGCACTATTCTTCGTATCCCTGTGGGTTTGATTATGATGGCCCACGGCGCGCAAAAGTTATTTGGCGCATTCGGTGGTTATGGTTTAGAAGGGACAGGTCAGTGGATGGCTTCCATTGGTCTTGAGCCTGGTTACCTGATGGCACTACTAGCGGGTAGCGCAGAATTCTTTGGTGGTCTGGCCTTAGTCATTGGTTTGTTGGTTCGCCCTGCTGGCATCGCCCTCGCCTTCACCATGCTGATCGCCATCTTCTCAGTGCACTTCAGCCATGGTCTTTTCATGTCAAACAATGGTTATGAATATGCCCTAACCCTTCTGGTGGCTTGTTTGTCTTTGGCTTTCAGTGGCGCTGGCGCTTTGTCATTAGATAAAGTAATAAGCAATAAATAG